From the Mauremys mutica isolate MM-2020 ecotype Southern unplaced genomic scaffold, ASM2049712v1 Super-Scaffold_100274, whole genome shotgun sequence genome, the window accgagattttaacaatttccatcccaccatcaacctcagcctagaccaatccacacaagcggtccatttcctagacactactgtgctaataaacgatggtcacataaataccaccctataccggaaacctactgaccgctatacttacttacatgcctccagcttccatcccggacacaccacacgatccattgtctacagccaagctctaagatacaaccgtatttgctccaatccctcggacagagataaacacctacaagatctctatcaagcattcttaaacctacaatacccacctgctgaagtgaaaaaacagattgacagagccagaagagtacccagaagccacctactacaggacaggcctaaaaaagaaaataacagaacaccactagccatcacctacagcccccaactaaaacctctccagcgcatcatcaaagatttacaacctatccttaaagatgatccctcactctcacagatcttgggagacaggccagtccttgcttataaacagcctcccaacctgaagcaaatactcaccagcaaccgcacaccatacaacataaacactaacccaggaacctatccttgcaacaaagcccgatgccagctctgtccacatatccattcaagtgacaccatcataggacctaatcacatcagacatgccatcaggggctcgtacacctgcacatctaccaacgtgatatatgccatcatgtgccagcaatgcccctctgccatgtacattggccaaaccggacagtctctacgcaaaagaataaatggacacaaatctgacatcaggaatcataacattcaaaaaccagtgggagaacacttcaaccttcctaaccactcagtgacagacttgaaggtggcaattttgcaacaaaaaaacttcaaaaacagactccaaagagagactgctgaacttgaattaatatgcaaactagataccattaactgtggtctaaataaagactgggaatggttgggtcattacaccaattgaatctatttccctatgttaagttctcctcacaccttctatgggccatcttaattatcacttcaaaaagttttttttcctcctgctaacgatagctcatctcaattgattagactctgcctgttggtatgcatacttccaccttttcatgttctctgtatgtataaatatctcctgtctgtgtgttccattctatgcatctgaagaagtgagctttagctcacgaaagctcatgctacaataaatttgttagtctttaaggtgccacaagtactcctgttttttttgcggatacagactaacacggctgctactctgaaacaggaaAAAGACTGAAGCtcaggtcatgggggcagcaagagagagaacccaggagtcctggctcccaggcccccccatctctaaccactaggccctcccacagctggggacagaacccagaagtcctggctcccagttcccccctgctctagacccccgtCCCTGAGCTAGGgagagaacctaggagtcctggctcctcccccctcaatcactaggccccactcccctcccagagccagggagagaacccaggagtcctggctcccagccccccctgctctaaccactaggccccacaccgctccccaCCTGAACCGAGGCCGGGCTGTGTAGAACCCGATCTGGGGAAGCGACCGCTGTGGCCAGCAGGGAATGGGACCAAACTACAGATGACAGAATAAATCCTGTGAGGGGGTCTTGGTCTCCCAGCTCCTGAGCCACAGTTCCCCCCTGGGGGTGCCCCTCGGCTTCTCCTGCCCCCGGGGAGTCAATTCCCAGGCTTGCAATACCAGCCTCCCGCCAGCAGGCACGCAGTAGCTGAGGAGGGAGCTAGGCACACCCTGTGCTGCAGCGATTTCAGAGTGGGCGGGAGTTACACACAAACCATTCGCCGGGGGTTGGTCCAGCGGTGCAGGTTAGACTGCAATGGGCGCAAGTGGAGTGGAAGGGCGGAGAAAAACGAACAGGTGATTGGTTAGaaacccctttttttttcttttttttttggtgccagagcgaaagaaggaaaaaagaaccCGGGGAGAGGTGGATCCGTGTCACCgcacggggcggggccgggggcgggcatTCACCAGCGTCGTGGGCGGGAAAGGTCCAGTTTAGGTGTAGGAAGAAGAACCCCGTTTTAGGAACAGGCTGAAAACTCCAGTGCTTCTGGCCTTTGCGGTGCCTTTTCACTCCCTTCTTTtccgtctcccctcccctggaagGAAGAAGGGAGCGGGGAAGCGGCTCCATGGAGGCCATGATGATTGGGATTATTCGCACGGGGAAATCCAGGTGCATGGAGAAGCGGCTGCTACGGAAAGAAGGAAGGGAATGGGGTGTAAAGGCTGGCGGACGATTCAGTCGCACGGGGGGCGTGTGTGTCTTGGATGCCCTCCTGGAGTCCCCGTGAGTGTGAAAACGGCCAGGTCATATCCTCGTGCGAGGCTGCACAGCTGTCTTGTTTTGCCACAAGGGCCGTGTGTAATCTCTGCGAGTCGTCTGCTTCAATGCTCGTGCTGTGCACGACTGCCGAACGCTCTGATGAGGCACCGGGCAAACGCCCAGCCCGATTGGGAGTGATAGCCCGGCACGGTCAGCGTGAGGCGCTGCTCATGCATCGGTGCTCCACTGGCTCTCGCTCGCCGGGCACATTTTCACAAGCCACGGCTCACGTGCGCTGGGGCTGGATTGTGGAGCCAGTGCCccatagaggggaaaggccccatgtcccattccctgctcccCTGCAGGGGGACAAAAATCCCAGCCCAGGGGGACGTGCTCGGCTCCCAGGTTTGCACAATCGTCTTTGCACAAGTCACAAGCCGGCCATCTCTTGTTTTCATTGCCAGCCACGTGTCCGGCTTACGTTTCTTGCTTCCCGCTCCTCGGTTATTTTCACCCAGTCTCCACTTGGCTGGCATGGTGTCACTAGTCACTGTGAGGGTGTGCATGTTTTCACCCGCCACTGCCTGTGCATGCACAATCGCCTGGCACAATGTCACCAGTCACTGCTTGTCTCCCATGATTTCACCAGTCCCTTCTAAGGTGTCATGTTTCACCTGTCGCTGCTTGTCTCCCACGATTTCACCAGTCCCTTCTAAGGTGTCATGTTTCACCTGTCACTGCCTGTGTGCGCACAATCACCTGGCATGGTTTCACCAGTCACTGCCTGTGTGTGCACAATCGGCAGGCCCAGTTTCACCAGTCACTGTCTGTGTGCTCACAATCGCCTGGCACGGTTTCACCAGTCACTGTCTGCACGCACAATCGCCTGGCACGGTTTCACCAGTCACTGTCTGCACGCACAATCGCCTGGCACGGTTTCACCAGTCGCTGCCTGTGTGCGCACAATCGCCTGGCACAGTTTCACCAGTCACTGTCTGCACCCACAATTGCCTGGCACGGTTTCACCACTCCCTGCCCATCTTGCACAGTCTCCGGTCTCCTGGCTGCCCCGTGCTCCGTCCCCCACTGCCCCGCGGCTACGTGCGACAGCCCCCGCAGCGGAAGTCGGCCTCCTGGACGGCGCTGTAGCTGCAGCCCACGCAGGCCACGTGGAACCAGGCGTCGCAGCCGTCGCACTGCACCCACTGCACCGTCTCGTCCTGGGGCAGGCGGCAGCGCGGGGCCGCGCAGGGCTCCACCGCCAGCAGCGTCTGCGAGAACACCTGGCAGGTGTCATGCAGCGGGTGCTTCCGCGGCTGCCCCCGCCGCTTCCTGCAATGGGACGGGAGAGGTGAGCGATGCCGGGCCTCCTGCTTTAGGGGCATCGGCTCCCAtctgcccccagggcagggattggctggctcaggggggcggggaatggggcaggggcctgtcccctctagggggcgctggctcccatctggccccagggcggggactggctggctcaggggggcggggaatggggcaggggcctgtcccccctctagggggcgctggttcCCATCTGGCcgcagggcggggactggctggctcaggggggcggggaatggggcaggggcctgtcccctctagggggcgccggctctgaACTGGACCCCAGGGCATGGGACTGGGtgggtcagggggcggggaatagggcccggggcctgtcccctctgggggggctGGCTCTCATTCAGCCCCAGCGTGGGGACTGGCGGGCTCagggtggcagggaatggggcctggggcctgtcccctctagggggtgctGGCTGGCTTCACTAGCCCCTAATGTCATCACAGGATCCTACAAGCCAACTGCTGCCTCAGTGTAAACTCGACGGCTCCCCCTTCACCCACGCCGGCCTCTGAGAGGTCCAgatgccaggctggagcccccacaCCGTACTATAAGATTGGGGCCTCTCGTgggcccagctctggggcagagcGCTGCAGGCAGTGCCAACTATAACACTGGCCAGACGATGACGGCTGAGGGCAGCAGGGCGATCTCCGGCCCTTTCGGGGGAGATGTAGGTGCTATGATCCTGCCCCCTccgcagagcatgctgggaaaccgcCTCTACTCACCCGCTTGGCGTGACCTGGACCTTCAGTCGCGCGTCCGGCTGCGCCCtgccgctccccgccccctccggcgcCCTGCGCAGCGGGCTTTGGCAGCTGTATCCGTCCGGCTCGCAAGGCCACTGCTCCTCGTCCAGCCGGGTCACCTCGTCCTCCAGCTCGGGGAGCAGCGTGTGGGCCGACTTCCGACGGTTCCTGGAGGCCCCAGGCCGGGCGGCCGGCTCCGACCTCGGGCCCCGGCTCAGGGTGAACGTCAGCGGCTGCGGCTTGAGCTTGATGCTGCCGATGGAGCTGAGGATCAGGGTGGCCTTGGGGCGGGAGGGCCCCACCGGCCGGGCTAGCGGCCGGATGCGATGGTTGCCGCCGGGCAGCACGGGTTTGAAGCCACAGGGGAGTGGCCAGGGGGCCTTGGGGGCCGTGATGGCGGCGAAATCCTGGGGCTGCACCCGCACCTTCTGGAAGAGGAAGCAGAACTCCGAGTCGCCAGGCGGGGGCGCCAGGGCGCAGCCCTTGGGCATAGCGTCCGGGTGGCCAAAGGTGACCAGGTCTCCGTCGCTCAGCTCCAGGCGCTGGCCCCGGGGCACCCGCACCGCGTTGACGTAGGTGCCTGGCAGAGATGGGAAGGAGAGAGCGGGGTGAAGGGGGAGGCCAGGGGCACACGTGGGGGTGGGCTAGTGGCCACAGGGGAGCGAGTCCTGCTCATGGGAACCACCGAGTTTGGTGGGGGACACACACGGAGCTTTGGGTCAGGGAATTCCCAGGTGGGGTTATTTTAACTAAATAAATAGAGGTAGAAATGGATGGAGAGATGATAGATATTGGGGGAGAGAGATTAGAGAGATGGGGgtatatggggatggatagacagacagacagacgtgtATGGGGCCAGACGGACAgataggtgtgtgtggggatggacagacagacagacgtgtATGGGGCCAGACAGACGgataggtgtgtgtggggatagacagacggacggacgtgtatggggacagacggacggacaggTGTGTGttgggatggacagacagacagacgtgtATGGGGCCAGACGGACAGATAGCTGTGtttggggatggacagacagacagacggacgtgTATAGGGATGGAGACAGACAGGTAGATGTGTAGCggccagacagacagacggacggacgTGTATGGGGCCAGACGGACGgataggtgtgtgtggggatggagacagacagacagacggacgtgTATGGGGCCAGACGGACAgataggtgtgtgtggggatggatagacagacgGACGTGTATGGGGCCAGACGGACggacaggtgtggggggggatggacagacagacagacagacgtgtatggggacagacggacggacaggtgtgtgtggggatggacagacagacagacggacgtgTATAGGGATGGCGACAGACAGGTAGATGTGTATGGGATGGATGTAccgatagacagacagacagaggagtctggggggtgagggatagACAGACGGTTACTtcacaccagtggttctcaacctattcaTCATTGTGGTccacatatgcagcccacaatgttacctgggccacaggctgagaaccacaacacccccccccacccccgaccctatgcccagtgcctcccgcccagaGACTGCTCCACAgcgtggggccaggagtggagcccggggcggggggccgggTGGCAGGGACCCCAGATgctgctgtgtggggctgggcggCAGCCCCAACACTGACCCCAGACTCTGTAGGGCCCCACGGAGCCAGCTGGTGACCCCAATGCACTGCGCCGGACAGCCAGGACCCAGCACAGCCCGGCAGccattagcacacagctgtgtgctaaCTGGGTCGCATGCAGCCCGCGAGCCCAGAACCGCTGCCTTAGACAGCAGGGTGTGTACAGGAGAACACAGAGAGGGAGGGCGGATTGGTTGTGTGTGTGATAACTTATCCTCTGGGATCTTGTCAGTCgccactgacatgcagccacctctggggtggggcgtgttTAGTGGccacccagggaccctgcactGGGATGACTGGCCTGgggctgaaatgcagctgcctctggggtgaggACCCGGGAGAGTCTTTAAACAGGAAGTGAAAAGGGAATCGTCTCCGATGCGAAGTGCAAAGGAAGGAATTAACTGAGCGGGGATCCAGAACCATGGTGTTGAGACATTGGAGCCAGCGCTGACTGCcagggcagagcaccccctgctgagttcccgccccgctccccccagcacagcgcGCCCCAGCCCTCACCGTGGGTGCTGCAGTCCACCAGGCAGACCCGCCACTCCCCGGCGGTGCTGTGCGGGTCCCTCTCGGCGTGGATCTCGGCGTGGACGCGGGACACCAGCCCCGGAATGCGCTCCGACACCAGGGGGACGTCGCAGACCTCGGCCCGGCGCCCTAGCCGGTAGGTGCAGCGCGGCCCGGCTGGCCGGAAGGTGTGCAGGTCCCGGTTCGGGTCATCCCCCGGGCAGGCTGGGCCCATGCGCAGCAGCtggaagcagggcagggcctcagacgGCATGgccggctccccctccccagcattggggagggggtgctgggagtcaggactcctgggttctatcccagcgctgggaggggagtggagtctagtgggttagagcgggggggctgagagccaggacgcctgggttctattcttctCTGAACAGTTTACTGGCTGAGACCGGAGCAACTCATGGTAGCAGTGGCTGGAAATTTatccagctcctgccccagccacttCTGCCCTGTGCGTGTGTTGGGGGGGAATTAATTCCCTCCCATTCCCTCCCTCGTTAAGTAGCTGACGACACAGCAGCTCACGGCATCGTCTCCTCCCCCTGGCTGCTGCTAAAGTGCACTGGCTCCCTGCACGGGGCAGGGGGACCCTGCTACTGCCCTCCGGGGGCTCAGGGGAGCCAAAGCATGGGGGCCATGGAGGCTGAGATAGAGGGAGAGGAACGGGTtggacccctcccccttccccagttcTGGATTCCCTTTGCCTTCCTGTGCAATGCAGTTCTGGAGCCTGGCAGGGCCCTTTCCCAGCTCTAGACCCCCTGCTCTATGGCTCTAGAACCCCCCCTTCCTGACAGAGCTCCAGAAACACCCCCGTTCCGCGCTTGTCTCTAGCTGTTCCCTCTGCCCTCAGGACCAAGAACCTCTCACGAACGCCAGTCTagaaaacctgcccccccccccacaggaaaGTGGCTCCCGAACATCGTGTCTCTTGGCAACGCTGCTCTAGAACTCACACCCGGTCGGCATGGCAACCAGGCTCCTGCGCAGCCAGAGCCCTTGTCTGACCCCTCCTCTCGGTGCTGGCACTCTAGAACCCTGGTCTCCTAGCAACGCAGCGCTAGAGCCCCCCGGCCTCCAGGGCAGCCAGGCTGGTGGGCATGATCCCGGGTTGCCTTGGCAACAAGGATCTAGAACTTCAGCCTCCTTGGCAACACAGCTCTAGAACCCAGGCCTTGCTGGTAACCGGGTCCCCTGGTGACGTAGCTCCGGGACCCCGGTCTCCTTAGTAACGGGGTCCCTCTGGTGACGTAGCTGCGGGACCCCGGTCTCCTTGGTAACGGGGTACCACCAGTGAGGTAGCTCCGGGACCCCGATCTCCTTAGTAACGGGGTCCCTCTGGTGACGTAGCTGCAACACCCAGGTCTCCTTGGTAACGGGGTCCCCGCGGTGACGTAGCTCCAGGACCCCGGTCTCCTTGGCAACGGGGTACCACCAGTGACGTAGCTCCGGGACCccggtttccccctccccttgtctcgGCCCGGCGCTGAGCGTCCGCCGGCCACAGCCGCTGCCCGGGCTCCCGTGCGGCGCGCGCTGCCTGGGGAGTCGCCCGCTGATTGGCCGAGCCGGGACGGGTGGGCGCGGTCGCTGCTCCCCATTGGCTCTGGCCTGGGCGTCCGCTCCCTGATTGGCCGGGACCGCGGAGTCACGTGAGGAGCGGGCCGGCGGGCGACTGCTGATTGGCCGAACTTgacaggagaggggtggggccgGAGCGCGAGCGCCATAAACTGTAGCCAGAAGGGAGGGGCGCGCGCCCATGCGCaatggggcaggagccaggcggggaaggagcagggagagaaggggcggggcggggcggggctcaggtgaGGGTCTGAGAGGGGCGGGGCTGAGAGGGGCggagctcagggaggggaggggcccacTTGGGAGGAGGGGCTAGAAGGGAAGGAACtgagaggagaggggtggggcccAGGTGAGAggcggggctcagggaggggaggggcccaggtgaggggcagggcggggctcagggaagggaggggcccaggtgaggggcggggctcaggcaaagggcggggcggggctcagggaagggaggggcccaggtgaggggcagggctcaggccctttttttttgcagggggggagggtgttACAGGAACCCACCCCTCAGCAAAGGATACGGGGGGGGTCATtggggagcagctgggctgggctgggggagcagcaggggcccCCTGGCACCGAGCCAGCGCCCAGGCACAGCCTGCAGGGAGCCCTTAGCTCAGgcgtctcccccaccccccagtggcTAACTTGGGGAGTGGGGCAGCCCCACCTTCCTTCATGGCGAGACCAGCCGGGCGACGCTCAGCCCGTGACATGGGGGGGCCTGGCCTAAcatgggccctgcccctgctgggcagCATGGGTGGGGGCGGGAGATGGGGTGTGGCCCAACCGCTGGGGGGCACAAGGGGTCAAGGCAACAGCAGGGGGCCAACCGTTAAGAAACATGAATAATTAACAGCACCTGCTAATGGGggtgcgtgtgcatgtgtgtgtgtatgggtgtgtgtgcgcacgcccGTGTGCAAAATCCACAggatttccccccacacacaaacaaaagtatgtgggagccaggactcctgggttccctccctggctcggggaggggagtgtgggccggtggttagagcaggggggtgggagccaggactcctgggttctctctctggctctggcaggggagtggggtctagtggttagagctggggagggaaggagccAGGAGCCAGCTACAGGAACGTGTTTGTGTTTAATTCAAATGATCTTTATTCCACATCCATGAAAACCAGCTGCCAGACggggagcagctcccccagccccccatcagGGCGGCCCCTCCTCATCCTCAGCGCTGCCTTCCTCTCCTGGCggcgtctcctcctcctcctcccgcagCAGGGCCGTGCTGAGGCTCTGCAGGTCGTCCAGCACCGCGGCCAGGGTCTCTGGGGGGAGATCGTAgcaggtgagggggtggggggcatagcCCCGCCTGGGTGGGGAtcctggcaggggggaggggaaggcaggggggccacagcccaggtggggcagggggatcctAGCAGGGAAACTCTAGGGGggccacagcccaggctggagggacTCGGGTGGGGGGCCCCTGGGTGGGCCATGGcccgggtggtggtggggggatgggagcgctctgggtgggccatggcccgggtgggggtggggatgggagcactcTGGGTGGGATCCCGgcggggggctggaggcaggtcGGTACCTTTGGAGGGAGGCCGGGCTCCCCCTTTCCCcggcggtggctgctggccgggcccTACTGGCTCCCACCGGGCCACCAGCCGGTTCCGCTTGTACTGGGCCAGGAGCCCCTCCTGCCGCAGCGTGGCCTGGGGGGAGAGGCGGGGTTAGGAAGGGGGGCGCACGCGGCTCccgggggagcccaggcctgggacacgggctgcagccaggcactgcggggctccggcagcggcaCCCCCCAAGCCAGCACCTACCAGCAGCAGGTTCTTGTCTCTCTCCAGTGCCTGGAGCCGCgtgcccagccggcccgtctCCTCCCGCTTGGCTTCCTCCTGCAGCCGCGCCAACTCCTGGCTCCTGGCTCTGTCCCGGGCCGCCTGGCGCTCGGCCTGGCGCAGGGCCACCACTGCGGGGAGAGGGCGGGTGAGGGGGTTGCGGGGGAGCCGGGGGCTCGGCAAGCTGGGGGCtctgctggctggggggggcgtcTCTCACCAGCCTTCGTGTGCTCCC encodes:
- the LOC123360592 gene encoding transcription factor 19-like; this encodes MPSEALPCFQLLRMGPACPGDDPNRDLHTFRPAGPRCTYRLGRRAEVCDVPLVSERIPGLVSRVHAEIHAERDPHSTAGEWRVCLVDCSTHGTYVNAVRVPRGQRLELSDGDLVTFGHPDAMPKGCALAPPPGDSEFCFLFQKVRVQPQDFAAITAPKAPWPLPCGFKPVLPGGNHRIRPLARPVGPSRPKATLILSSIGSIKLKPQPLTFTLSRGPRSEPAARPGASRNRRKSAHTLLPELEDEVTRLDEEQWPCEPDGYSCQSPLRRAPEGAGSGRAQPDARLKVQVTPSGKRRGQPRKHPLHDTCQVFSQTLLAVEPCAAPRCRLPQDETVQWVQCDGCDAWFHVACVGCSYSAVQEADFRCGGCRT